CCCAGCAGATGTACGAGGGGGCCTCGCCGCCCGAGCCGGCCGTGCGGGAGGAGCCGCCCCAGATGCGCTTGTACGAGTTGACCCACTGGTTGGTGACGGCGGAGGTCTCGCCCGCGTGGCGCAGGAGGCCCGCGATGAAGGAGCGGCCCACCTTCGACAGCTGGTACTCGGCGCCCGACTCGTAGAAGGCGTTCCGGTCGCCCTCGAAGAGCGACAGGTGGGTGTGCATGCCCGAGCCCGGGTAGTCCGAGAACGGCTTCGGCATGAACGTGGCCTGCACGCCCTGCTCGAGCGCCACCTGCTTCATGACCAGGCGGAAGGTCATGATGTTGTCCGCCGTGGACAGGGCGTCGGCGTAGCGGAGGTCGATCTCCTGCTGGCCGGGCGCGCCCTCGTGGTGGGAGAACTCCACCGAGATGCCCATCGACTCCAGCATGGTGATGGCCTGGCGGCGGAAGTCCATGCCGACGTTCTGCGGGGTGTGGTCGAAGTAGCCCGAGTTGTCGGCCGGGGTGGGCCGGGTGCCGTCGAGCGGCTTGTCCTTCAGGAGGAAGAACTCGATCTCGGGGTGGGTGTAGAAGGTGAAGCCGAGGTCGGAGGTCTTGGCGAGGGCGCGCTTGAGGACGTACCGCGGGTCGGCGAAGGACGGCGAGCCGTCCGGCATGAGGATGTCGCAGAACATCCGGGCCGTGCCCGGGGCCTCGGCGCGCCACGGCAGGATCTGGAAGGTGCCCGGGTCCGGCTTGGCGATCATGTCGGACTCGTAGACGCGGGCGAAGCCCTCGATCGCGGAGCCGTCGAAGCCGATGCCCTCGTCGAAGGCCTGCTCCAGTTCGGCGGGGGCCACGGCCACCGACTTCAGGAAGCCGAGCACGTCGGTGAACCACAGACGTACGAAGCGGATGTCGCGCTCCTCGAGCGTACGGAGCACAAATTCCTGCTGCTTGTCCATTTCCACACCCATCCTCGCTGGTCAGGCCGCCTGCTCCCACCGCCTCCGGTACATCGGGGGGCACCTGAGCATCCCACCACATGGTTTCGCGCACGTTGCACACCCATACTGCCTGCTCGGGTGTGACTCAGGTAACGGGGGAGCGTCCGGATTCGGACGGCGGGAGGTGCCTCGTTCGCCCGTCCGGCGGTTGCCCTTCGCTACCGAGTGGTACCCCGTTCGGCCCATACGGGCTCCTCTCCCACTACGATCTGCGCCCATGGGGGCCCCACGGCTCGTACGCCCGTTCCGACACGCGCGTCCCATGGCACTGGCGAGTGCCGTGGCGACGCTCCTCGCCGCGCTCTTCCTCTGTCTGGGGACGGGGCCGGCGCGGCAGGACGCCCATCACGAGGCGGGTCCGCGGGCGAAGGCCACGACCACCGCCGTCACCGTCGAGGCCACCGCCCTCACCGGCGAGTACGTCTGCCCGTACGACCGCGGCGGCTGCTCCCTCTTCCCCTCCCTGTCCCCCGCGGTGCTCAGCGCGCCCCCGCTCGACCCCCCGCTCGACGCGGCCGGCGGGCTCCCGCGTCTCGCGCCGCCCTCCGGTGACGGGCAGGCGCGCCGTTCGGACGCCCGGCCGCGCGCGCCGGGTCTGCACGTCCTTCAAGTTCTCCGGACATAGCGGCGACGGGCGCCCCGCCCCCCGCATGTCCACCCCCGAACTCCACCCCACTCCTGAAGAAGGACGACCTCACCATGGCCGCACCCCGCACCGCCTCCTCCGCCGACCGCCGCGCCCGAATAGAGGCCGCGCGCCGTGCCGAGCAGGCCCGCGAGCGCCGCAACCGCTTCCTCACCATCGGCATCTCCTCCGTCGTCGTGCTGAGCCTCGTCGGCTTCGGCACCTTCATCCTGATGAAGGAGTCCGACAAGCGGGACGCGGAGAAGGCCGCCGCCAACGCCCCCATCGCCGCCGAGAAGTCCTGGGACCCGAAGAAGCTCGGCCGCAACCACGTCCAGACGGCCGTGAAGTACGAGATGGAGCCGCCGGTCGGCGGTGACCACAGCCCGGTCTGGATGAACTGCGACGGCGTGGTCTACGACAAGAAGATCGCCAACGTGAACGCCGTGCACTCCCTGGAGCACGGCGCCGTCTGGGTGACGTACAACAAGAAGGCCTCCCAGGCCGATGTGAAGAAGCTGGCCGACAAGGTCAAGAACACCAAGTACTCGCTGATGAGCCCCGTGGACGACCAGGCCGGGGCGATCATGCTGTCCGCCTGGGGCAAGCAGGTGACCGTGGACGGCGCGAGCGACCCGCGCGTCGACGCCTTCTTCACCAAGTACGTGAACGGCCCGCAGACCCCGGAGCCGGGCGCGGCCTGCACCGGAGGCCTGGACGCCAGCGGCCAGGGCGGTACGGGGATGGGCCAGTGAAGCTGAACCGTACGCAGGGGGCCGCGGTCGCCGCCGTCGCCCTCGCGGTGCTGTTCGCCGGGGGCGCGGTCACCGTCGCCTCCGCCGACCGTGACGAGGCCCCGAGCACCCCGGTCTCCTCGTCGGCGGACGCCGGCTTCGCCCGGGACATGTCCGTGCACCACCAGCAGGCCGTCGAGATGTCGTTCATCGTCCGGGACCGGACGAAGGACGAGGAGGTCCGGCGGCTCGCGTACGACATCGCCAACACGCAGGCCAACCAGCGGGGCATGATGCTCGGCTGGCTCGACCTGTGGGGTCTGCCGAAGAACGTGTCCGGGGTCGCGCCGATGGCCTGGATGGGCATGGGCGACATGGGTTCGATGGACATGGACGGGGCCCTGATGCCGGGCATGGCGACCAATGCGCAGCTGGACGAGTTGCGCAGGGCGAGCGGCCGGGAGGCCGAGGTCCTGTACCTGAAGCTCATGACCGAGCACCACAGGGGCGGGGTCCACATGGCCGAGGGCTGCGTCCAGAAGTGCTCGGTGGACATCGAGCGGAACCTGGCGCAGGGCATGGTCGACGCGCAGAAGTCCGAGATGGCGCTGATGGCGGACATGCTGAAGAAGCGCGGGGCCTGACACCCCCTGTACGCAGGGCCTACGGCCCCCGTGACCGCTGCGGTCGCGGGGGCCGGGTCGTCCGCCGACAATGGGTGGGCTCGGGGATTCGTACGACACGTTCGACGAAAGGTACGCACCCCATGACCACGGCGAAGGACATCATGCATCCCGGGGCCCAGTGGATCC
The DNA window shown above is from Streptomyces vietnamensis and carries:
- a CDS encoding glutamine synthetase family protein, translating into MDKQQEFVLRTLEERDIRFVRLWFTDVLGFLKSVAVAPAELEQAFDEGIGFDGSAIEGFARVYESDMIAKPDPGTFQILPWRAEAPGTARMFCDILMPDGSPSFADPRYVLKRALAKTSDLGFTFYTHPEIEFFLLKDKPLDGTRPTPADNSGYFDHTPQNVGMDFRRQAITMLESMGISVEFSHHEGAPGQQEIDLRYADALSTADNIMTFRLVMKQVALEQGVQATFMPKPFSDYPGSGMHTHLSLFEGDRNAFYESGAEYQLSKVGRSFIAGLLRHAGETSAVTNQWVNSYKRIWGGSSRTAGSGGEAPSYICWGHNNRSALIRVPMYKPGKTGSSRVEVRSIDSGANPYLTYAVLLAAGLKGIEEGYELPAGADDDVWALSDAERRAMGIEPLPQNLGEAIALMEKSELVAETLGEHVFDFFLRNKKQEWEEYRSEVTAFELRKNLPVL
- a CDS encoding DUF3105 domain-containing protein, which encodes MAAPRTASSADRRARIEAARRAEQARERRNRFLTIGISSVVVLSLVGFGTFILMKESDKRDAEKAAANAPIAAEKSWDPKKLGRNHVQTAVKYEMEPPVGGDHSPVWMNCDGVVYDKKIANVNAVHSLEHGAVWVTYNKKASQADVKKLADKVKNTKYSLMSPVDDQAGAIMLSAWGKQVTVDGASDPRVDAFFTKYVNGPQTPEPGAACTGGLDASGQGGTGMGQ
- a CDS encoding DUF305 domain-containing protein, coding for MNRTQGAAVAAVALAVLFAGGAVTVASADRDEAPSTPVSSSADAGFARDMSVHHQQAVEMSFIVRDRTKDEEVRRLAYDIANTQANQRGMMLGWLDLWGLPKNVSGVAPMAWMGMGDMGSMDMDGALMPGMATNAQLDELRRASGREAEVLYLKLMTEHHRGGVHMAEGCVQKCSVDIERNLAQGMVDAQKSEMALMADMLKKRGA